The genomic window TGATGGCCCCCTAGCTTCGGTTTATTAGTTCAGAACTGTGCTAACTAGCCTTTTCCTTGTCCTTGATTCTTGGATTAGAATCAACACTTCAGTTCAAGGCATATTAAATGGATCGTACTCTATGTACATAGTGCTGCCTTCATCTCAATCGGCCAACTGTTGATCTCGGAGCGTCAAGTAGGACTATCAATCTATATATCTATCTAGGAATACAATGGCAGGTTTGATGAAGCAACCTGAACTGAAGGGCGTGGTTGTGTTTTATTTCAATTCTGGTTGAATCTGCATCTTGTTTAAAACCCACGAAAAAGCTGCCCTTAGCTTGAATGTCAAATTAACCGCAGACTTGGACTCTATATAGTCTGAATATATTGCAAATCTTTGCATCGTCCGTTTGGCTGATTGATCAGTTGAATTGAAGGGTAAAAGCAACAGTTactttttttttttcctgaaagaCAAGAGGCAACAGCGATCATGAGTCCTCATATAACTACTAGATCACATCTCCTGTAGTCCTGTTAGAAAGAAACATAGTACTTAATGAATTCACCTGACAGTATGGTGAAGGCCAGATTACTTAATGAATTCAACAGTTACCGACTTAATGCAATTATGGGCAGGCGTTGCTTGAAAGGCAAGTGCTTCAATGCGACAATGAGGTGTTACTGTATTATTATTAGGATCACTCGTCATACCAATACCATATATAATATCGGTATATACTAATATTGGTTTATATGTGGTGAACTATTGTGCCATACATGCACGTACTGATCATCATCGATTTGCATGCCTTTGCCTGCAATCAATAGTCAGGTCAGGTGCACTGTCATGCAAAATAGAAGCTGTTCAGCGCGCGACGGGTTGAGTGCTGTCGGCACATGTCCCGCCACTGCGCGCACACGCAGTGAAATGCTCGCTGCATTCCGGCTTGAAAAGCTTGTGCGCTGATGCACTGAAGTCTGAATTTTGCCGCTCCAAAGTACTGTACTCGCTAGTCCACGGACACCGATCCATTTACGAGCTTATTCCAAAGTCTGACTGCTATTCCGTGCACGCTAGCTGCACAATTTTCAGATGTGATGATACGTATACGTACCGGCCGCCATGAGATGCAGAGAATGTGACCTATAACCAAAAGACGGGAACGTACATAGCCGCCCTTAATTGCATTGTTAGATCAATCAGGCTCCCAACATTAAGGCCTGATGCATCAATGGTAGGGTTACATCGATCTGCATGTATAAGATGTGGTTGCGGGCGATTTTTGTTCTGGGCCACCAGTAGATCTTGATTCCTCTCATTAGTATCTCTCAAGACGACGACGACACCATATATAGGTTAATACCTGTGTGTAAAAAAATGTATGGGAGCATTAACTCTATGTGGCTGCTAGCCGttttatagatatagatatagctCGATGAAGGGAAACCCACTAATATTATGACACGGTCAGCTAACATCCATTTTTCCACGGTGAGCAATCCATGAGGATATATTATTTGAATAAGCCATTAATTCTTCATAGGACTTTTCATCCTTGGATTTGCCTCCCCTTTCCAAATTAGGCCTAATATTCTCTCTTACTACTCTAAATGTAAGTCACGTAGATATACTTTTGTTCAACATTGAGAATATCGTCATAAAATTTGATTACacaaatatattttttttctaattaCAATATATAAATTATTATTTTATAAATAGTTTGGTTTTTTGGCCACCGCCTGCCGGTCGCgcctcctccccgccgccgcaACCTCCCGCTAGAGGCAGTGACGAAGCTAGAGCAAATTAGAGGGTGGTGCACTTGCCTTATGGGTGCATAAACAAATCTAATAAGGGGTGCATATATGGTGAAATTTTATTCAAATTCACTGTTTTGCATTTTTTGGGTGGTGCATTGGCACCCCTAGACATTACTTACCTTCGCCCCTGGCTAGAGGCCATGGTGAGCCCGCAAGGAGCACCCTTGCCGGCTTCCTCCCACCCTCGCCTGCCCTTCCCCGAAGGCTATGGCGAGCCCACAGCGAGACGGTAGAGTTTTTCAATAGCGATGAGAGAAGGAAGAGGATGACATATGAGTCACATATGTCATTCTCTACCAAGATGATTTTGAGAGGCTTGTTTTAGGCAGGGTTGCTGGAGGAAACAATAAAAAATAAGTAGTATCAAAATAGATGGCtacccaaacaaaaaaaaaagtaggaAGCCTACTTTAGGTAGTAGTGCTGAAGATGTTCTTAGGAATAAATTTTTTGATAAAAGATaacccccccccacccccacccacacAACTTATTTAACTGGATATCTAAATATACATAACATCTATTTTTGCATCTCACTAGCCAAAGATTGAAGAACGTGAATGACTCGCTGCAGTGCGCACATGACATATATAGAAAAGCTTGTTGAAGAGTGAAAAAAAACATAGAAAGTGATTTTATTTGAATGAATTTTTTCATATAATAATTTAGAGAGTGagttttaaaaatatttttggaGCTGAACGCTCCACACTCCAGAGCAGGCACCAAATTTAGCTGGACGGCGCGGACATCATTTGCACGGTTGCGCCCAGAAGCCAAAACATTGTGTAACTTGATTTTCTTCTGATATATAATACATAAGAGCGTTGCCCGTCCAACGCAGGCAGACAACATATCGCCTCAAGTACGCTTTATGCCAACCTCCAGTTTAATTTGGCTTGGGCCCTATCCATTTCCATTGACATCAGGGTGGTGGTTAGTCGATCGTCGTCCTAATCGCAATCAGTTCACGCGCGGTTGGTCCGCCCCTATCCGGCACCAGTGGCATCTGTACGCGTACCGGCCGCGCGCGCCGTCTGAAAGCCAAGCACAGGCACGTACTACGTGGCAAGGGAATCAGGGACGACGGACGACGACTAGCCGAGCCATGACATGCCCATGCCAAGTAGGCCGGCGCGCCGACGCGGCAGCAGGTGGGAGCGGCACAGCGGGCACGTCACCTCGCCCAGGTCGATCCAGCGGTCGATGCAGCGCGTGTGGAACGCGTGGGTGCAGTTGCCCAGACGCCGCACCTCGTCCGTCGACTCCAGCCTCTCCAGGCACACCCGGCAAGTCGGCTCCGCCGCCCCCGACGACGACGATGAAGCCACCAGCTCCAGGAACTTGACGAGCGGGAGCCGCTGCTTCACCGCCTCCGGCCTCGGGGCGTCCCCGCGTGGGAGGCGGGGCGGGCCGTTGATGACCGGCGCGTGGTCCTCGGGGTCGTAGGGGAACTCGTAGAGGCCGAGGAAGCAGAGCACCAGCACGAACGCCAGCGCCACGGCGTGGAGGAGCTTGAACAGCGCTGCCACGGGGCGCGGCACCGCGTTGCAGTAGCAGACCAGCGGGAAGGTCATGACCGGCGCGGCGTGCATGCGTCTGTTTTAGTTTTGGCTCGGGTTTCGGTTTCGGAGGGCACGCAGAGGCGCGGGGTCCGTCCGTGTGGATATATAGGGACGAGGCAACAACCGAAAAGACCGCGGGGGCGGGTGCTGCGTGCCTGTCAGTTCTAGATACAAGTCGTGGCCGGAACCGGATGGCATGATGCGTGCGCGCGCGCGATCGAGCGGTTTGCGGAGGGCCGGCGTGGTGTCGTACGGGGCCGGTGTATCGGCTCATGCAAAGCGCGAGCGCAATGGCGAAAGTCGTCGTCACCGCACATGAGTgtttggaggaagaagaaacggtGCATCGCACGGCAGGGACGCCTACCAGTTCGGCTTTTCCTGACGGGACTCGTCCGGGCATATGCCATCAGTCACATTCACGGCCATGGGTTCGGCGTGTTCTGGTTTCCGGCCTGCCGTACGTTGAATGTGTGATATGTTTTATTCAGGTTGCCAGGTCGGTACCTCTACTGCCCATATAGCCATGACATGCTTATGCATCGTCCGTTATGGCAAGGCCCTGTTTAGTGGAGTTATAGCTCCAGAAAATATCTAAATTTCTTTAAAATAGGGTATTTGTAGCTTTAGAAATCTTAGATCTAAAACTGCACACATGCTTGATGCATTTTATATAACTTATGTTATTTATAGTTTAGATTAAATATAAGCATTTCAACCATTGCAACGTGTACAACACCAAAtccacttttacaacatccagatgaaatacttgcaataTACGGTTcgaaaacagctgaaacacttgcaaatacGTACGAAACATTTGCAAAACACTTGAAAGCCATTTGCAAATgtatgcaatatctagataaaacacttgcaacatatgtatgaacatatgcaacatccagataaaacacttgcagcatatgtctgaaaaacagataaaacatttggaacaaaggtttgcaacatacgtgtatagccattgcaacgcatgcaacatccggatctacttttgcaacatacatatTAAACACCTGCAACAttcctctgaaacatctgaaatacttgaaacatatgcttgcagcaTGTGCTTTCaccgcaacatctccttgctgcttgcgaGAATGGAGACTCATCGACGTGTGGCGTTTACCAGAGGCAGCGGCATAGGCAATGGGCCAGCGGCGACGGCAGCTACGCGACGCAGGCGGGGAGACAGCAACAACTAAGAGAGGGCATGTATCACCCCACGTCCAAAGCTGCTTATATAGCATCCAAAAATAAGGATAAAAATCCTTTTCTCAACCTTCAACTCACA from Miscanthus floridulus cultivar M001 chromosome 11, ASM1932011v1, whole genome shotgun sequence includes these protein-coding regions:
- the LOC136494318 gene encoding brassinosteroid-responsive RING protein 1-like, whose product is MHAAPVMTFPLVCYCNAVPRPVAALFKLLHAVALAFVLVLCFLGLYEFPYDPEDHAPVINGPPRLPRGDAPRPEAVKQRLPLVKFLELVASSSSSGAAEPTCRVCLERLESTDEVRRLGNCTHAFHTRCIDRWIDLGEVTCPLCRSHLLPRRRAGLLGMGMSWLG